From the genome of Streptomyces sp. NBC_01341, one region includes:
- a CDS encoding SCO5918 family protein produces the protein MRCVIARFPFDLTKSGVLASMKGIKPEQAPGESVIIGRRTYPVKQVGQIVTRQDRRDFSAGEVLRAMTQLGFTCRGVSHAPAPARALNPLQHASAMLGAPAAA, from the coding sequence ATGCGCTGTGTCATCGCCCGCTTCCCGTTCGACCTGACCAAGAGCGGCGTCCTGGCATCGATGAAGGGCATCAAGCCCGAGCAGGCCCCCGGCGAGTCCGTGATCATCGGCCGACGCACCTACCCCGTCAAACAGGTGGGCCAGATCGTCACACGCCAGGACCGCCGTGACTTCAGCGCCGGCGAAGTCCTCCGGGCCATGACCCAGCTCGGCTTTACCTGCCGCGGCGTTTCCCATGCCCCCGCACCCGCTCGCGCTCTCAACCCGTTGCAGCACGCATCCGCGATGCTCGGCGCTCCTGCGGCCGCCTGA
- a CDS encoding cupin domain-containing protein produces the protein MTARPETARVLDLEPHPEGGWYRRIYTSSITVPHPTGTGHRPLVTLIHYLLAPEERSQWHMVASDEIWLWRGGGPLVLYVSPPGPAPTAVTEHRLGAQRSPGTELEVCVPAGYWQSARPAGDGEVLVSCLVTPGFDFADFTLLTPAQGTDCQRASTGQGGT, from the coding sequence ATGACTGCCCGTCCTGAGACCGCCCGCGTCCTCGACCTCGAGCCCCACCCCGAAGGCGGCTGGTACCGCAGGATCTACACCTCCTCCATTACCGTTCCCCACCCGACCGGCACCGGTCACCGGCCGTTGGTCACCCTTATCCACTACCTGCTGGCACCGGAGGAACGCTCCCAGTGGCACATGGTGGCAAGCGATGAGATCTGGCTCTGGCGCGGCGGAGGCCCCCTGGTTCTGTATGTCAGCCCGCCCGGACCGGCACCGACCGCGGTCACCGAACACCGCCTGGGAGCGCAACGTTCCCCTGGCACCGAGCTGGAGGTGTGTGTGCCGGCCGGCTACTGGCAAAGCGCCCGCCCTGCCGGAGACGGTGAGGTTCTGGTGAGCTGCCTTGTGACACCCGGCTTCGACTTCGCCGACTTCACTCTCCTCACCCCGGCGCAAGGCACCGACTGCCAACGTGCGTCTACGGGGCAGGGGGGTACGTAA
- a CDS encoding SRPBCC family protein has protein sequence MTVTVQGDVACPASVVWGRIMAFGDIAQWHPLISRSIQESMPGPGGGVVRALTTLDGAAVREELISCDTEGRRLTYAFLTSPFPVKNYCATVEVSESGAGASCQVTWTATFEPHDPADGPRLRFLFANDVFRNGIAALSPAEIRPGRIAAP, from the coding sequence ATGACGGTAACGGTCCAGGGAGATGTCGCATGCCCGGCCTCGGTCGTATGGGGACGGATTATGGCGTTCGGCGACATCGCGCAATGGCATCCGCTGATCTCCCGCAGCATCCAGGAGAGCATGCCCGGGCCGGGAGGCGGGGTGGTGAGGGCCCTTACGACACTCGACGGGGCAGCCGTCCGCGAGGAGTTGATCTCGTGTGACACCGAGGGGCGCAGACTCACGTACGCGTTCCTGACCAGTCCATTTCCCGTCAAGAATTACTGCGCGACTGTGGAGGTGTCCGAATCGGGCGCCGGCGCCTCCTGTCAGGTCACCTGGACGGCGACGTTCGAGCCGCATGACCCCGCCGACGGGCCACGGCTGAGGTTCCTATTCGCAAACGATGTATTTCGAAACGGAATCGCAGCGCTGAGCCCTGCCGAAATCAGGCCTGGAAGGATCGCCGCGCCCTGA
- a CDS encoding DUF6193 family natural product biosynthesis protein codes for MPYIGTLRDGRYYVEGPHRSSPRIAETDSAQAAVAMVIDRLPPGCGPAFIGNAGELAAYEKARDSK; via the coding sequence ATCCCGTACATCGGCACGCTGCGAGATGGCCGGTACTACGTCGAAGGACCGCATCGGAGCAGCCCTCGGATCGCCGAGACGGACAGCGCGCAGGCCGCAGTAGCGATGGTCATCGATCGCCTGCCGCCAGGTTGCGGCCCGGCCTTCATCGGCAATGCGGGGGAACTGGCCGCTTACGAGAAGGCACGAGACAGCAAGTAG
- a CDS encoding CU044_5270 family protein gives MRWRDRSAAPAHRDHSPSRHIHHKDTLMQRFDHDHHYPSASTPARSPFRLPGLALALPAVSAALVGALTLTFSLGDHSSAPVAGSAAFAPAQANSATIALGRIATAATERDAAPVKKDQFVYVQRLARENKGTYGDRVMLGALHKEEIWTAQKPGPTTLTGWIRSSGKDAVMPGQLVPCTSSNPVRPGLWYATYAWMASLPTDRAAMRELLYDQTEVEEGESKDEAVFRTIGDLLSSVTMPTATTSALYEAAALIPGITRIPDVVDAAGRHGMGITRRDDDSATRSVLIFDKHTLAYIGSQAYFVRGGAASRDAENDVLFGIDAVMERGIVEQPGETLAHTAG, from the coding sequence GTGAGGTGGAGAGATCGGTCGGCAGCTCCTGCCCACCGGGATCACTCGCCGAGCCGCCACATCCATCACAAGGACACCCTGATGCAGCGCTTCGACCACGATCACCACTACCCCTCCGCCTCGACGCCGGCCCGGTCGCCCTTCAGGCTGCCGGGCCTGGCTCTGGCGTTGCCTGCCGTGTCCGCGGCCCTCGTCGGTGCCCTGACCCTCACGTTCTCCCTCGGTGACCACAGCTCCGCCCCGGTAGCCGGGTCGGCCGCCTTTGCGCCAGCCCAGGCGAATAGCGCGACCATCGCTCTCGGCCGCATCGCCACCGCAGCTACGGAGAGGGACGCGGCGCCTGTGAAGAAGGACCAGTTCGTGTACGTGCAGCGCTTGGCGCGCGAGAACAAGGGGACCTACGGCGACCGGGTGATGCTCGGTGCATTGCACAAGGAGGAGATCTGGACGGCTCAGAAGCCAGGCCCGACGACCCTGACCGGCTGGATCCGCTCAAGCGGCAAGGACGCCGTCATGCCCGGTCAACTGGTGCCGTGCACGTCTTCGAACCCAGTGCGGCCCGGCCTCTGGTACGCCACCTACGCATGGATGGCCTCACTGCCCACCGACCGCGCCGCCATGCGCGAACTGCTCTACGACCAGACCGAAGTCGAGGAGGGTGAGTCGAAGGACGAGGCCGTCTTCAGGACGATCGGCGACCTGCTGAGCAGTGTGACAATGCCCACGGCTACCACATCGGCCCTGTACGAAGCTGCCGCCCTCATTCCCGGGATCACGCGGATCCCCGACGTCGTCGACGCGGCGGGACGGCACGGCATGGGCATCACCCGCAGGGACGACGATTCCGCGACCCGGTCCGTACTGATCTTCGACAAGCACACCCTCGCCTATATCGGCTCACAGGCGTACTTCGTCCGTGGCGGGGCCGCATCCCGAGATGCGGAGAACGACGTGTTGTTCGGCATCGACGCCGTCATGGAGCGCGGGATCGTCGAACAGCCCGGAGAGACGCTCGCGCACACAGCCGGCTGA
- a CDS encoding DUF6193 family natural product biosynthesis protein yields MTNIVDAAWHKVLSTYGEPFRPEASPLLEPFAKLVRVAHGEPLLRQLSPWTGMWELHFSRCTEMDYTWDIPYIGTLRDGRYYVEGPHRSSPRIAETDSAQAAVAMVIDRLPPGCGPAFIGNAGELAAYEKARDSK; encoded by the coding sequence ATGACCAACATCGTCGACGCAGCCTGGCACAAGGTCCTGAGTACTTACGGCGAACCGTTCCGGCCGGAAGCATCACCGCTTCTGGAACCGTTTGCAAAGCTCGTGCGGGTAGCGCATGGTGAACCGCTGCTTCGCCAGCTCTCCCCGTGGACCGGTATGTGGGAGCTGCACTTCAGCAGGTGTACGGAGATGGATTACACCTGGGACATCCCGTACATCGGCACGCTGCGAGACGGCCGGTACTACGTCGAAGGACCGCATCGGAGCAGCCCTCGGATCGCCGAGACGGACAGCGCGCAGGCCGCAGTAGCGATGGTCATCGATCGCCTGCCGCCAGGTTGCGGCCCGGCCTTCATCGGCAATGCGGGGGAACTGGCCGCTTACGAGAAGGCACGAGACAGCAAGTAG
- a CDS encoding discoidin domain-containing protein has translation MGVTRRAILQAATAAGVVGAVGLGQTTPACAAVAASPPGDVVGKVTVGYQGWFACAGDSAPINGWWHWAQNWGQLPSTSNKAIVAWPDVRDYPTTYRTAFSNLGNGQPASLFSSYDQSTVDLHFRWMREYGIDTAALQRFNPTGGEGPTRDAMAGKVRSAAESQGVKFYIMYDVSDWTTMQSDIKADWTAKMRSHTASPAYAKQNGKPVVCIWGFGFNDAQRPFAPDQCLDVINWFKSQGCYVVGGVPTWWRTGDRDSRPGFSGVYHAFDMLSPWLVGRISNAGEADHFYNVATVPDLAECVAHGIDYQPCVLPGGVTERQRAHGDFMWRQFYNMGRAGVPSVYISMFDEYNEGNQIAKTAESQASVPAGSGFLALDEDGIACSSDYYLRLTGDGGRMLKGQTPLTPLRPTLPVPGGDAVPPTAPGNFRVTAVADTTVALVWTASTDNVGVTGYRIRRITDGVATPIGTAPANVTAFTVTGLTASTSYTFDVQAVDAAGTVSQPSPQVSVTTNGSANVNLALHRPTTASGSTQSYGPGNAVDGSPHTYWESANNAFPQWLEVDLGTATGARDIVLTLPPATAWATRTQTITVQGSINGTSYISLLGASPYIFDPSTGNTATLTLPTGATTRYLRLIFTVNTGWPAGQLSELRVYGA, from the coding sequence ATGGGTGTTACACGTCGTGCGATCCTGCAAGCGGCCACTGCGGCAGGGGTCGTAGGTGCCGTGGGGCTGGGGCAGACCACACCGGCCTGCGCTGCCGTCGCGGCGAGTCCGCCCGGCGACGTGGTCGGCAAGGTGACCGTGGGGTACCAGGGATGGTTCGCCTGCGCCGGGGACAGCGCTCCGATCAACGGCTGGTGGCATTGGGCCCAGAACTGGGGCCAGTTACCGTCCACGAGCAACAAGGCCATCGTCGCCTGGCCCGATGTGCGTGACTATCCGACCACCTACCGCACCGCCTTCAGTAACCTGGGCAACGGGCAGCCGGCTTCGCTGTTCTCCTCCTACGACCAGTCGACGGTCGACCTGCACTTCCGCTGGATGAGGGAGTACGGAATCGACACCGCCGCTCTCCAGCGCTTCAACCCCACCGGAGGTGAGGGCCCGACCCGCGACGCAATGGCCGGCAAAGTGCGCAGCGCAGCCGAGTCCCAGGGCGTGAAGTTCTACATCATGTATGACGTCTCGGACTGGACGACCATGCAGAGCGACATCAAGGCCGACTGGACCGCCAAGATGCGATCCCACACGGCCTCGCCCGCCTACGCGAAGCAGAACGGCAAGCCGGTGGTCTGTATCTGGGGCTTCGGCTTCAACGACGCCCAGCGCCCCTTCGCTCCGGATCAGTGCCTTGATGTCATCAACTGGTTTAAATCACAGGGATGTTATGTGGTCGGCGGCGTCCCGACCTGGTGGCGGACGGGTGACAGGGACTCCCGGCCGGGGTTCTCTGGCGTCTACCACGCCTTCGACATGCTCTCGCCCTGGCTGGTCGGCCGTATCAGCAACGCGGGAGAAGCCGACCACTTCTACAACGTTGCGACCGTGCCCGACCTTGCCGAGTGCGTCGCCCATGGCATCGACTACCAGCCGTGCGTGCTGCCCGGCGGCGTTACCGAACGCCAGCGCGCTCATGGTGACTTCATGTGGCGGCAGTTCTACAACATGGGCCGGGCCGGGGTGCCGAGCGTCTACATCTCCATGTTCGACGAGTACAACGAGGGCAACCAGATTGCCAAGACCGCCGAGTCCCAGGCCTCGGTACCGGCCGGTTCAGGCTTCCTTGCACTCGACGAGGACGGAATTGCCTGCTCCTCCGACTACTACCTGCGCCTGACGGGCGACGGCGGCCGGATGCTGAAGGGCCAGACCCCCCTCACCCCTCTCCGGCCCACCCTGCCGGTTCCCGGTGGCGACGCCGTACCGCCGACCGCCCCGGGGAACTTCCGGGTGACCGCAGTAGCCGATACCACCGTGGCGCTCGTCTGGACCGCCTCCACCGACAACGTGGGTGTGACGGGTTACCGCATCCGCCGGATCACCGACGGCGTGGCCACCCCGATCGGTACCGCCCCCGCGAACGTCACCGCGTTCACGGTCACCGGGCTCACCGCCTCGACCTCGTACACCTTCGACGTCCAGGCCGTGGACGCGGCGGGCACCGTCTCGCAGCCGTCGCCCCAGGTCAGCGTGACCACCAACGGCTCCGCCAACGTCAACCTGGCTCTGCACCGGCCGACGACTGCAAGCGGCTCCACCCAGTCCTACGGCCCGGGTAACGCGGTCGACGGCAGCCCGCACACATACTGGGAGAGTGCCAACAATGCCTTCCCCCAGTGGCTTGAGGTCGACCTGGGCACCGCCACCGGCGCCCGCGACATCGTCCTGACCCTCCCCCCGGCCACCGCCTGGGCCACCCGCACCCAGACCATCACGGTCCAGGGCAGTATCAACGGCACGTCCTATATCTCCCTGCTCGGCGCCTCCCCGTATATCTTCGACCCATCCACCGGGAACACCGCTACCCTGACCCTGCCCACCGGCGCGACTACCCGTTACCTGCGCCTGATCTTCACCGTCAACACCGGCTGGCCGGCTGGCCAGCTCTCGGAGTTGCGGGTGTACGGCGCGTGA
- a CDS encoding copper chaperone PCu(A)C — MARTPVSTDITAAQNSTWVRWLPNALPAAGYIGLRNSGDKDIKVTKITSPDYKRISVYQAVTDSEGSRMVKVPDFAVPAKGEFALAPGSFHLILEKPTRLITPGDNARAIFFLDNGTVFKVRMPVRTSPELY; from the coding sequence ATGGCAAGGACGCCCGTCTCCACCGATATCACGGCCGCGCAGAACAGCACGTGGGTCCGCTGGTTGCCCAACGCGCTGCCCGCGGCCGGCTACATCGGGCTGCGAAACTCCGGTGACAAGGACATCAAGGTCACCAAGATCACCAGCCCCGACTACAAGCGGATCTCGGTCTACCAGGCCGTCACCGACTCCGAGGGTTCCAGGATGGTCAAAGTCCCGGACTTCGCCGTTCCCGCCAAGGGTGAGTTCGCGCTCGCGCCGGGCAGCTTCCACCTGATCCTGGAGAAGCCGACCCGCTTGATCACTCCGGGTGACAACGCCCGGGCCATCTTCTTCCTGGACAACGGAACCGTCTTCAAGGTCCGGATGCCTGTCCGCACCTCGCCCGAGCTGTACTGA
- a CDS encoding ISAzo13 family transposase, protein MGRPEGAEDVLAAKFQVLLPYLDERQRRLAIGAEALSLGHGGIRLVAAAAGVREGTVSRGVAELESGQVLLGRVRRPGGGRKRAADLDPGLRPALLGLVEPDERGDPMSPLRWTTKSTRKLAAELTRQGHRVSADTVAGLLREEGFSLQANAKTIEGAQHPDRDAQFRYLNERARDHRDAGDPVISVDSKKKELIGDYKNAGHEWQPAGQPVRVKTHDFPGQAEKAIPYGIYDMAANTGWVSIGTDHDTAAFAVASIRRWWQARGRHDYARARRLLITADGGGSNGYRTRGWKVHLADLAAETGLEITVCHLPPGTSKWNKIEHRLFSHITMNWRGRPLTSHEVMIQTIAATTSRTGLTVHAELDSGEYPTGIRVSDDEIAALPINRHRFHGDWNYTLHPQHPMDTATASSTPGEALASRPTHLTRHSLQDPELTGMARRQLSELIDSLTPAIEDQREQVLRARRGHERLVAPGTGAKAKLTSADRVLVTVLHLRKLATMDLLGQLFNTTAMTISRAAKDVRPLLKAHGIHIPASTARFRTPVDIARFLDLDTTKIKPTC, encoded by the coding sequence ATGGGGAGACCGGAGGGGGCCGAGGATGTCCTGGCGGCGAAGTTCCAGGTGTTGTTGCCGTATCTCGATGAGCGTCAGCGTCGGCTGGCCATAGGGGCGGAAGCACTGTCGCTGGGGCACGGTGGGATCAGACTCGTTGCCGCCGCGGCCGGGGTTCGGGAGGGCACAGTCTCGCGCGGAGTGGCCGAACTGGAGTCTGGTCAGGTGTTGTTGGGGCGAGTTCGTCGTCCTGGTGGGGGCCGGAAGAGGGCAGCGGACCTTGATCCCGGGCTGCGGCCGGCTTTGCTTGGGTTGGTCGAGCCCGACGAGCGGGGCGACCCGATGTCGCCGCTGCGGTGGACGACGAAGTCGACCCGGAAGCTGGCAGCGGAGCTGACCCGGCAGGGCCATCGGGTCTCCGCCGACACGGTCGCCGGCCTGCTGCGGGAGGAAGGCTTCAGTCTGCAGGCCAACGCCAAGACCATCGAGGGTGCTCAGCACCCCGACAGGGATGCCCAGTTCCGCTACCTCAACGAGCGGGCACGAGACCACAGGGACGCCGGTGACCCGGTGATCAGTGTGGACAGCAAGAAGAAGGAACTGATCGGCGACTACAAGAACGCCGGGCACGAATGGCAGCCCGCAGGGCAACCCGTCAGGGTCAAGACCCACGACTTCCCAGGCCAGGCCGAGAAGGCGATTCCGTACGGGATCTATGACATGGCAGCGAACACCGGCTGGGTCAGCATCGGCACCGATCACGACACTGCTGCGTTCGCCGTCGCCTCGATCCGACGCTGGTGGCAGGCTCGCGGCCGACACGACTATGCCCGTGCCCGCCGGCTGCTGATCACCGCTGACGGCGGGGGCTCCAACGGCTACCGCACCCGCGGCTGGAAGGTCCACCTCGCCGACCTCGCTGCAGAGACCGGCCTTGAAATCACGGTGTGTCATCTGCCGCCCGGAACCTCTAAGTGGAACAAGATCGAGCACCGGCTGTTCTCCCACATCACCATGAACTGGCGAGGCAGACCCCTGACCAGCCACGAAGTCATGATTCAGACCATCGCCGCGACCACCAGCCGCACCGGTCTCACCGTGCATGCCGAACTCGACAGCGGCGAGTACCCCACCGGCATCCGCGTCAGCGACGACGAGATCGCCGCCCTGCCCATCAACCGCCATCGCTTCCACGGCGACTGGAACTACACCCTCCACCCCCAGCATCCGATGGACACGGCGACCGCCAGCAGCACACCGGGCGAGGCCCTGGCGAGCAGACCGACTCACCTCACGCGGCATTCACTCCAGGACCCGGAACTGACCGGGATGGCCCGCCGACAGCTCAGCGAACTCATCGACTCATTGACACCAGCGATAGAGGACCAACGCGAACAAGTGCTCCGCGCACGCCGGGGCCACGAGCGCCTGGTGGCCCCCGGCACCGGTGCCAAGGCCAAGCTCACCTCAGCCGACCGGGTCCTGGTCACCGTGCTTCACCTGCGAAAACTCGCAACCATGGACCTCCTGGGGCAGCTCTTCAACACCACCGCCATGACCATCAGTCGCGCAGCGAAAGACGTCCGCCCCCTCCTGAAAGCCCACGGCATTCACATCCCTGCCTCGACCGCCCGATTCCGCACACCAGTCGACATCGCGAGGTTCCTCGACCTCGACACGACCAAGATCAAACCGACGTGTTGA
- a CDS encoding SRPBCC family protein, with product MNNTTQSAAPGPRNSLVGLDLTPFSFTRRCWVDLLPASVYPLISDVSLIETWSPSARAVIYEPGDGPWVGARFNGRNRRDGREWITHSEVVQADPGSVFAFVVGGAEHGIVRWAWHFSKQGTGSIVQQSWQLLRTDPVLGETPEELHALRDHMATSAETTLLSLTEWIAGHRSQ from the coding sequence ATGAACAACACAACACAGAGCGCTGCCCCCGGCCCACGGAATTCACTGGTCGGCCTTGATCTGACGCCCTTCTCCTTCACCAGGCGGTGCTGGGTCGACTTGCTGCCGGCCTCCGTGTATCCACTCATCAGCGACGTGTCATTGATCGAGACGTGGAGCCCGAGCGCCAGAGCAGTGATCTACGAGCCGGGAGACGGACCATGGGTCGGCGCTCGCTTCAACGGCCGCAACCGCCGCGACGGGCGCGAATGGATCACTCACTCCGAAGTGGTGCAGGCCGATCCGGGTTCCGTGTTCGCCTTCGTCGTCGGCGGAGCCGAGCACGGCATCGTTCGCTGGGCCTGGCACTTCTCCAAACAAGGCACCGGCAGCATCGTCCAGCAGAGCTGGCAACTGCTGCGCACCGACCCCGTTCTGGGCGAAACGCCCGAGGAGCTCCATGCCCTCCGGGACCACATGGCCACCAGTGCGGAGACCACCCTGCTCTCTCTGACAGAGTGGATCGCGGGTCACCGCTCCCAATGA
- a CDS encoding helix-turn-helix domain-containing protein, translating into MDKHGQLADFLQARRGLLHPEDVGLQSYGERRRVPGLRREELAMLAGISAPYYARLEQGKSRNASREVLDAIATALRLDESERAHLHELAGAPKRGKGVPRPRPERVPPATRALLSALKGTPAIVLGRRSDVLAWNTQGHALFAGHVDRDSPAEPGRRPNMARMVFLDAHTRDLYTDWLAKARAVVGNLRLTAGRYPEDSLLAGLVGELTMRSPEFAAMWADHRILGCDVADYEMHHPTVGILTVTQQTLQSPQGDGPTVVIVTATAGSPSATALGLLAHASGPTETAQDRTDAQSRFS; encoded by the coding sequence ATGGACAAGCACGGGCAACTCGCCGACTTCCTACAGGCACGCCGGGGCCTTCTACACCCCGAGGATGTCGGGTTGCAGAGTTACGGCGAGCGGCGCCGGGTCCCCGGGTTGCGGCGGGAGGAACTGGCGATGCTCGCAGGCATCAGCGCGCCCTATTACGCTCGGCTCGAGCAGGGTAAGTCGCGCAACGCCTCGCGTGAGGTACTCGACGCGATCGCAACTGCCCTGCGTCTGGACGAGTCCGAGCGGGCCCATCTGCACGAACTCGCCGGTGCGCCGAAGCGGGGCAAAGGCGTCCCTCGCCCCCGTCCCGAGCGTGTTCCACCAGCTACCCGCGCGTTGCTGTCCGCTCTCAAAGGCACACCCGCCATCGTCCTGGGCCGCCGTAGTGACGTTCTGGCCTGGAACACGCAGGGGCATGCGTTGTTTGCCGGCCATGTCGACCGGGACAGCCCCGCTGAACCGGGCCGTCGGCCGAACATGGCGAGGATGGTGTTCCTCGACGCGCACACCCGGGACCTATATACCGATTGGCTCGCCAAGGCCAGAGCCGTGGTAGGCAACCTGCGCCTGACGGCCGGCCGGTACCCGGAGGACTCCTTGCTGGCCGGACTCGTTGGCGAACTGACCATGCGCAGCCCGGAGTTTGCGGCCATGTGGGCCGATCACCGAATTTTGGGCTGCGACGTCGCCGACTACGAGATGCACCATCCCACGGTCGGGATCCTGACCGTCACCCAGCAGACACTGCAGAGTCCGCAAGGAGACGGGCCAACCGTGGTGATCGTCACGGCCACTGCGGGGTCCCCCTCCGCGACAGCCCTCGGTCTCCTGGCCCACGCCAGCGGGCCGACCGAGACAGCCCAAGATCGCACAGACGCCCAATCCCGCTTCTCCTGA
- a CDS encoding IS3 family transposase → MHEHGIQGAHRRRRRSLTRPDKKAKPAPDLIGRDFHAEIPGTNLVGDITALPTGEGWLYLACWLDLATREVVGYSMADHHRADLVVDALRMAAGPGRLQPGCIAHSDRGSEYTSSLFRHHISAMGLLQSCGRTGSYFDNAAAENFWALPTEEISARVWPDRATARAEVFDFIETFHNRRRLGKHKIFGHLTPAEARQRHQHDLAA, encoded by the coding sequence GTGCACGAGCACGGCATCCAGGGAGCTCACCGCCGCAGGCGGCGGTCGCTGACCCGGCCGGACAAGAAGGCGAAGCCGGCCCCCGATCTGATCGGCCGCGACTTCCACGCCGAGATCCCCGGCACGAACCTGGTCGGCGACATCACGGCCCTGCCCACCGGCGAGGGCTGGCTCTACCTCGCCTGCTGGCTGGACCTGGCCACTCGCGAGGTCGTCGGCTACTCGATGGCCGACCATCACCGCGCCGACCTCGTCGTCGACGCGCTGAGGATGGCCGCCGGACCCGGCCGTCTCCAGCCCGGCTGCATAGCGCATTCGGACCGCGGCAGCGAATACACCAGCAGCCTCTTCCGCCACCACATAAGCGCGATGGGCCTCCTGCAAAGCTGCGGACGCACCGGCTCCTACTTCGACAATGCCGCTGCGGAGAATTTCTGGGCCCTGCCCACAGAAGAGATCAGCGCCCGCGTCTGGCCCGACCGGGCCACCGCCCGCGCCGAGGTCTTCGACTTCATCGAGACGTTCCACAACCGCCGCCGCCTGGGCAAGCACAAGATCTTCGGCCACCTCACTCCAGCCGAGGCTCGACAGCGGCATCAACACGACCTCGCGGCATAA
- a CDS encoding DUF6221 family protein: MIADLLVFFHARLDEQEAAAVAAGGTSEGWQALGTGVYSAASVDDDVPPLVTVGPEVGGSDKDAARAEHIALHDPAHVLREVEATRGLLKQYTAPEASKGLPGAFNRYAASTQRMAVEMAVRHLAQAHADHPDYRPEWRPH, from the coding sequence GTGATCGCCGACCTGCTGGTCTTCTTCCATGCTCGTCTGGACGAGCAGGAGGCAGCCGCTGTTGCCGCCGGTGGCACGAGTGAGGGCTGGCAGGCATTGGGGACGGGCGTCTATTCCGCGGCCTCGGTGGACGACGACGTCCCGCCACTGGTCACTGTCGGCCCGGAAGTCGGCGGGTCCGACAAGGACGCCGCCCGCGCCGAACACATCGCCCTGCACGACCCGGCACACGTGTTGCGTGAGGTTGAGGCGACACGGGGCCTGCTGAAGCAGTACACGGCGCCGGAGGCCAGCAAAGGTCTTCCCGGCGCATTCAATCGCTACGCGGCCAGCACGCAACGCATGGCCGTCGAGATGGCAGTGCGGCACCTCGCGCAGGCGCACGCCGACCACCCGGACTATCGGCCCGAGTGGCGCCCCCACTAA
- a CDS encoding DUF6221 family protein yields the protein MTVELVAFVRARFNEELEKAHFASNVVVTQPERFGVEPEDAAKHARFSVAAAEARLALLDDTVVPYLGTTGLGARNAEFQLRLLAAPYVEHQDYPHDEESADQPGSPA from the coding sequence ATGACCGTCGAACTGGTGGCTTTTGTACGGGCTCGTTTCAACGAGGAGCTGGAGAAGGCCCACTTCGCCAGCAATGTGGTGGTCACGCAGCCTGAGCGCTTCGGCGTCGAACCCGAGGACGCCGCCAAGCACGCTCGCTTCTCTGTCGCCGCCGCTGAAGCGCGCCTCGCGTTGCTGGACGACACCGTGGTGCCGTATCTGGGAACCACTGGGCTGGGCGCCCGGAACGCCGAATTTCAGCTTCGGCTGCTTGCCGCGCCCTATGTCGAGCATCAGGACTACCCGCACGACGAGGAATCCGCCGACCAGCCCGGGAGCCCTGCGTGA
- a CDS encoding SbtR family transcriptional regulator, which produces MEALANEQSGLHDACELTKSAGGRLLERAQETGRIRPDLTIRAAIARSRSASPGQIRTHAISRARWTTCSPPLGTADTNR; this is translated from the coding sequence ATGGAAGCCCTGGCCAACGAGCAATCGGGGCTGCACGATGCCTGCGAACTCACGAAATCGGCCGGCGGCCGACTTCTCGAGCGCGCACAGGAGACGGGTCGGATCCGCCCCGACCTGACGATCCGCGCAGCCATAGCTCGGTCGCGCTCGGCCTCTCCTGGGCAGATCCGCACTCATGCGATCTCGCGGGCCAGGTGGACCACCTGCTCTCCCCCGCTCGGGACGGCCGACACGAATCGATGA
- a CDS encoding TetR/AcrR family transcriptional regulator, which translates to MPSPARANALRIRDLLLAASGEVITAHGTEASLRDIARRAGPGIGTLYRHFSNREVLLETLLIANFGALRKRAESLFTSPDAGAAFST; encoded by the coding sequence TTGCCGTCGCCCGCGCGCGCCAACGCGCTCAGGATCCGCGATCTGCTACTGGCCGCTTCGGGCGAGGTCATCACCGCACACGGCACCGAGGCGTCGCTGCGGGACATCGCGCGCCGCGCCGGTCCAGGCATCGGCACGCTCTACCGCCACTTCTCCAATCGCGAAGTGCTTCTCGAGACTCTGCTCATTGCCAACTTCGGCGCACTCCGCAAGCGCGCCGAGAGCCTGTTCACGTCGCCCGATGCCGGGGCCGCGTTCTCGACGTGA